The Pigmentiphaga aceris DNA segment CAAGGCGTGCTGAACCAGTGCATCGTCCAGAAATACTTCCGGCAGCCCTGCCACCACACCGATGCGCTTGCCCTTGATGTCAGGCCAGGCATCGATCAGCACCTCGTTACGACAGACCAGGCCGACTGCGCCGCGCGACAGGCCGGCCACGTAGGTGAACTTTGGTGCACCGCCGCGAGCCACTGCACCCGCCAACACTTCATAGCCCAGCGAGGCAAGCTGGATGTCACCACGACCAAGCGCAGCTTCAGCATCTGCGTAACGCGGGTAGCGGACCAGTTCGACCTTGTGGCGGTCCTTCAGCCGGTCTTGCATGGTCAGCAAGGCCACGTCCTGCAACTGAGCCAAGTAGCCCACCTTGATGGTGAGCGGCTTTGCTGCAGTTGCAGCAATCGGCGCTGCGGTCGTTGCAGCAGTCGGTTTGGCAGGGGTGGCGTGAGCGGTGGTCAGCGCACCAGCCGCGATGATCAGGGCGGCAAGCCGCGCGCGGCGGTGGTATCGGTGGGTCGTGGCTGGCATCGAGAGTCAGGCCCAGGTGAGCGAATTAGGTGACACGAATCCAACGATCTTACGCGGAGTGCCCGACCCGATGTCTAGCGATTTATCGGTCCACCCACGGCGTCTGTGGCCTCGGGGGCCATCCGTAGCTGCGCGCGCAACGCTTTTGCTTCATCTGCCAGGGCCCGCGTGAAGCTGGCGGCCAGCGGATTCGACGGGCGATGCTCGGGCTGTACCAGGGCGACATCGAAGGGAATTGCAATCGACAGCCGGCGCACGACGACCCGACCGACGAAGGTCAGTGCGGTAAGCGGGTTGACGATGGACACCCCGACCCCTTGGGCGACCAAGCTGCACACAGCCGCAGACGTAGGCGCTTCCAGCTGGGTGCGACGCGTGACGCCGGCTTCATCGAAAGCGGCATCGAGCTGACGACGGACCTGGTCGTCTGCGGGCAGGCTGACAAAACACTCATCCGCAAAATCGGCCAGCGTGATGCGGCGCTTGCGCGCCAGACGGTGGCCCGGCGGCAGCACGCACACTTCGTCGGCGCGCAACAACGAGGTCTGGCGCGTGCCTGCGGGAGCCTCGCCGCCTTCGGTCAGACCAAGGTCGTAGCGCTGGGCCGTCAGCCACGATTCCAGGAACGGCGATTCCTGCGACGCAATGCTGATAGATGCGGCGGGATGCATGGCCATGAAACGTCGGCATGCGCCCGGCAGCAAGGTCTGCGTGAATACCGGCAGGGAAAGAATGAACAGGCTGCCACCTTGCGCTGCACCAAGCATGGCTGCGGTCGCGGCGATGCGTTCCAGTCCTACGTACGAGCGCTGCACTTCGTCGAACATGGTCAGCGCCGCCATGGTGGCGCGCAGCCGGCCACGCACACGGTCGAACAAAGCAAAACCCAGCTCGTCTTCCAACAAGGCCAGTTCACGGCTGACGGTGGGTTGCGAGCTGCGCAACAGGTCTGCCGCGCGAGTGACGCTAAGCGTGGTCATCAGCGCGCGGAAAACGTCCACCTGTCGTTGATTGATCATGAAAATCCTGTAGTGAAAAACCATATCGAAAATGAATCGATATGCAAAAAATGAATATTTTACGAGATGTCGATGGCCTTGCATGATGCCTGCCACCTAGGTCTTCCAATCAGCACTTCCAACCCGGAGCCTCATCATGCAAATCACCGACGACTTGTTTACCGCCATTGCCCACGAACATGGCACACCCGTGTGGGTCTACGACGCGCAGAAGATCCGCGCCCGCATTGCCCTGCTGCAGGACTTCGACCTCATCCGCTATGCGCAGAAAGCCAATGCCAATATCCACCTGCTGCGCCTGATGCGCGAGGCGGGCGTGCGGGTCGATGCGGTGTCGCATGGCGAACTGGTGCGCAGTCTGGCGGCCGAGTTCACGCCACAGGAAGTGGTGTTCACCGCCGACCTGATCGACGACCAGACCCGCGCGCTGGTCATGCACCATGGCATCGCCGTCAACTGCGGTTCCGTCGACATGATCGATGCCTTGGGTGCCCATGCGCCTGGCCACGCCGTCTGGCTGCGCATCAATCCCGGGTTTGGCCACGGTCACAGCCCGAAGACCAATACCGGTGGTGTGCACAGCAAGCACGGGGTCTGGATCGATGATGTGCCGCAGGCCCTGGCGGCCATCCGCCGTCATGGCTTGCGCCTGGTTGGCCTGCACATGCACATCGGTTCCGGCACGGACTACGCGCACCTGGCGCAAGTGTGCGACGCGATGGTAGCTGCAATTGTCCGGTTCGGTATCGATGTGGACGCCATCTCGGCAGGCGGCGGCTTGCCCGATGACGATGATGCGGCGCAGATCGGGCGCTACTTCGCCTTGTGGGACGCAGCGCGGCAACGCATTGCCGCCCGACTTGGCCACGCGGTCACGCTGGAAGTCGAGCCGGGGCGATTTCTGGTGGCGTCGTCGGGGGTGTTGCTGACCCAGGTGCATGTGGTCAAGGACACGCCGGCGCACCGCTTTGTGCTGGTCGATGCCGGTTTCAACGACCTGGTGCGGCCCGCGTTCTACGGCAGCCGGCATCCGATATCGGTGGTATCGGCAGACACCGGACAGCGTGCGCCGCGCGATGTGGTCGTCGCAGGGCCCTTGTGCGAGGCTGGCGACGTATTCACGCAATCTCGCGAAGGTGTGCTTGCGCCCTGCTCGCTGCCCGATCCGCGTGTGGGTGACCTGCTGGTGCTGCATGAAGCGGGTGCCTACGGCGCATCGATGTCCTCCACGTACAACAGTCGCCCGCTTGCCCCGGAAGTGCTGGTGGATGGCACTGGCCACCAGTGCATCCGGCATCGTCAGCGCATCGATGCCTTGATCGCACTGGAAATTCCCGTGCCCACGCTGCACTGCAACACCGCCCCGCGATGACCGCCGCGTCATCCGATCAAGGTGGCGTGAGCGAGCGACAGCGTATTTTTGCGGCACGAGGGAGATAACTTTCTGCGTCGCCGGGTCGTGCCCGGTAAAATGACCAGTCTTTTCCTTTGTGCGCATTCTCATGGCTGAACTGAGCTCCGCCGATACCGGTGGTCGCCCGGTCGATTCGGAAGTCGCCCGACAGGCGTCGGTGTGGTTTGCAATGTTCCTGAACGGCTCGGATACCGATGCCGACCGCGCGGCGTGGCGTCAGTGGCGCGCCGCCGACCCGGAACACGAGCGTGCGTGGCAGCACGTCGAATCGGTCAATCTGAGCCTCAGCAAGGCACCGCAGCGCCGCAATTACAACCCGTGGGTGAATATGCGCCGTGCGCGGCAGCGTCGGGTACGTGCGCTTGCGCTGGTGGTGGTGCTGTGTGGCGCGGGTGTGTTCGCGGCACAGCAACCGCAGGTGCGCGGCTGGGTCGAATGGTTGGTGGCGCAAAGCCGCTGATCGCGACGAGTCCGCACACACACGAACTGGCACACACGAACTGCCAAACACGAGATACGCAACAACAGACGGTTCGGCTTTCGGAGAAGCGGTAATGATCGCAGGTGGTACGCGCGACAGGCACGGCAACGGCAGCATCAACGGAAATCTGGGTCGGGTAGGCGTGGTGGGGGCTGGCATCGTCGGCTTGTGCACGGCCTACTATCTTCGTCGCGCAGGATGCGAGGTCGTGGTGATCGACCGCGAAGCGCCAGGGTCGCAATGTTCGTCCGGCAATGCCGGTGCCTTGTCATCACGGTCCGTGGCGCCGCTGGCCATGCCGGGCATCGTCGGCACCGCCATCAAGATGATGCTCGACCCGACCGGCCCCTTGTACCTGCCGCCCACCTACGCCTTGAAGGCATTGCCTTGGCTGCTGCGCTTCATTGCCGCGTCAAAAGCCCCGCGTGTGGCCACCATTGCGCAAGCCCTGAGCGGCTTGCTGGCCGACTCGATTCCGCTGCACCGTGAACTTGCCCGTGATATCGGTTGCCCCCAGCGCATCGGCAACACGGGCCAATTGCACCTGTACCCCAATGAGGCCGCACTGGCGAAGGACGCAGGCAGCTGGGCGCTGAAGCTGCAGTATGGCGAGACCGTCGAGCGTCTCGACCGGGCAGGCATCCAGGCGATGGAACCGGCGATCGACGATCGATATGGCGTGGGGCTGTTCCTGCCGGACTCTGCATGGGTATCGCAGCCTTTGCGCTACGCAACGGCACTGGCCGACAAGCTGCGCGAAATGGGCGTGGAAATCATCCAGGACGACGTGCGTGGCCTGACCCCGGGCAGCGATGGCTGGACCATTGCCACCGGGCGTGAATCGCATCATGTCGATGAAGTGGTGGTGGCAGCCGGTGCGTGGTCGGCGCAGTTGCTGGGCACGCTGGGTGTGAAGGTGCCGCTGGAGACGCAGCGGGGATATCACCTGAGCATTCCGAACCCCGGCATGTCGGTGTCGCGCACCGTGGTGCTGGCTGATCGCAAGGTGTTCATCACGCCGATGGAAGATGGCTTGCGCGTGGCGGGCACGGTGGAATATGGCGGTTTCAAGCGTGCGCCGAGTGCTCCGCGTGCTGCCCTGCTGGGCGACCATGCAAAAGCCGGTCTGAAAGGCCTGGACTTGTCGCAGGGCGCAAGTACCTGGATGGGCCACCGCCCTTGCCTGCCGGATTCCATGCCGGTGATCGGCGAGGTGCCGACCCATCCCGGTTTGTGGACGGCTTTCGGACATGGTCACCTGGGTCTGACCGGGTCTGCACCCACTGGCAAGCTGCTGGCGGATGTGATGACGGGTGCCGCATCGGCCGATCGGCTGGCCCCGTTTTCTGTGACGCGTTTCTAGTCCATTTTCTAGTCAATTCAAGCCGTCTTGAATGCAAAACGGGGCGTTGATGACGCCCCGTTTCGCATGGTCACAGCAGGTAGCTGCAACCGTGTTCATCTCACTTATTCGTGCGCACGTTTATTCATGCACATGCATCTTCGACTGGTGCTTGGTGTCGCGCATGGTCGAATACACCAGCAGCGACAGGAAGATCACGCCGGCCAGGTAGTAGAAGAACCACTGCTCGTGACCTGCCTGCTTGAACCACAGCGCAATCGCCGGTGCGGTGCCCCCGAAGATCGATACCGTCACTGCATAAGGCACGGCGATGCCGGTGGCGCGGATCGAGGTCGGGAAGAGTTCAGCCTTCACCACCGCGTTGATCGAGGTGTAGCAGGCCGTGAAGATCCACGCTGCCGAGATCAGCAGGAAGGCGACCCACGGTGACTTGGTGTTGGTCATGGCCGTCAGGATTGGCACTGTGAAAATGCTGCCCGCCACGCCAAAGAAGATCAGCAAGGGCTTGCGGCCAATGCGGTCCGACAGCGCGCCATACACCGGCTGCAGGATCGACGCGAAGATCAGTGAGCCGGCAATCACGAAGGTCGTGGTAGTGGCCGACAAGCCCACGGTCTGCCGCACGAAGGTCTGCATGTAGGTCGTGAAGGTGTAGAAGGCGGCGGTACCGCCCGCAGTCAGGCCGACGACCAGCGCGATTTCACGCGGATAGTTCATCAGCAGGCGGATCGAGCTGGTCTTGGGCTTGGTCTTCTTCAATTCCAGGAAGGACTCGGTCTCGTGCATGTCGCGACGCATCAACGCGGCGGTAATCGCCAGCATCGCACCGATCACGAAGGGAATGCGCCAGCCCCAGTCCAGAATCTGTTCATGGGTCAGGAACACGTTCTGCAACAGCAGCAGCACCAGAATCGCAGACAGCTGGCCGCCGATCAGCGTGACGTACTGGAAGCTGGAATAGAAGCCACGATGCTTGGGGTCGGCCACTTCGGTCAGATAGGTAGCGCTGGCTCCGTATTCACCACCCAGACTCAGACCTTCGATGATGCGGGCCAGTGCCAGCAGCGCGGGAGCGGCAAAGCCGATGGTGTCATAGGTGGGCGTGAGCGCGATGATCAGCGAGCCCACGCACATCATGACCACCGACACCGTCAGCGATAAACGCCTGCCGTATCGGTCGGCCAAATGGCCGAACAGCCAGCCGCCCAGCGGGCGCACCAGGAAACCGGCGGCGAACAAAGTGGCGGCATTGAGCTGCTGTACGACAGGGTCGTGGGACGGGAAAAATGCGGGCGCGAAATACAGCGCAAAAGCCGTGTAGGCGTAAAAGTCGTACCACTCGACCAGATTGCCGATGGAACCGATGAAGATCGCCTTGATCCGACGTTTTGCGTCGGCCGGGTCGATGTGAGAGTCACTTGTCGCTGCACTCATGATCGCTTCACTCGTGGATGGGGTAATCCCGATTTTCCGCGCCCTCTCCTTTCACTAAGCTGTACGGCCGCGCAAAAAAATGGCACGCCTCTCAGGAGACGTGCCTTTTCTTTTTGGCCGATCAGCGTGCCTTCAGGGTGGCATCAGCGCTGTTTCCGTCCACCCCTTGCGTCCCCGACTGCGATCAGACCGCGACCGGCCTGCGACCGCTTGTCTGGCTGGTGGCGGACGGCCTGGGGGCAGATGCGCGTGCGTAGCGGCCGATATCCAGGCCCTCGGTTGAAATCTCGGGCTTTGCACCCGTGATCAAGTCCGACAGCAACTTGCCCGAGCCTGCCGCCATGGTCCAGCCCAGCGTGCCGTGGCCGGTGTTCAGGAACAGGTTGTCGTAACGCGTGCCGCCCACAATCGGCGTGCTGTCGGGGGTCATCGGGCGCAGGCCGGTCCAGAAGCTGGCTTGTGGCACGTCGCCCGCTCCGGGGAACAGGCTGTTGACGACCAGCTCCAGCGTTTCGCGGCGGCGCGGGTTCAGGCTCAGGTCGAAACCGCTGAGTTCAGCCATGCCGCCCACGCGAATGCGGTTCTCGAAGCGCGTGACCGCCACCTTGTAGGTCTCGTCCAGAATGGTCGATACGGGGCCTTTGGCGGCGTCCACCAGCGGTACCGTCAGCGAGTAACCCTTCACCGGGTAGACCGGCAGATCCAGGCCCAGGGGTTCAAGCATCTGGCGCGAATAGCTGCCGAATGCCAGCACGTAGCGGTCGGCCTTCAACACCTCGTTGCCCACACGCACGCCGACGATCTTGCCGCCTTCGGTCAACAGCTGCTGCACGTTCTGGCCGAAGCGGAAATCCACGCCCATGCTTTTCGCCAGTTCGACCAGGCGCGTGGTGAACATATTGCAGTCACCGGTTTCGTCATTGGGCAGACGCAGGCCACCAGCCAGGGTGTGCTTCACGTTTTCCAGCGCGGGTTCGGCCGTGCGCAGCTGGTCACGGCCCAGCAGTTCGTAGGGCACGCCGCACTCTTTCAGCACGTCGATGTCTTTCTGCACGGCCTGCATCTGTGCGTCGCTGCGGAACAGTTGCAGCGTGCCGCCGCTGCGTTCTTCATAGGCAATACCGGTGTCGCTGCGCAGCAGGCGCAGGCAGTCGCGGCTGTACTCGGCGATGCGGGTCATGCGTTCTTTGTTGACTGCGTAACGCTCAGACGAGCAGTTGCGCAGCATGGCCGCCATCCATCGCAACTGGAACGTCGTGCCGTCCGGGCGGATGGTCAGCGGCGCATGGCGCTGGAACATCCACTTCAATGCCTTCAAGGGAATGCCGGGTGCGGCCCAGGGCGTGGAATAGCCGGGCGAGACCTGGCCAGCATTGGCGAAGCTGGTCTCCAGCGCAGGGCCGGGCTGGCGCTCCAGCACCGTCACCTGAGCGCCAGACTTGGCGAGGTAATACGCGGTCGTACTGCCGATAACGCCGCTACCCAGAACGATGACGTGCATGGAGGTTTCCTCTGTCTCGATATTGATTTATGTGCTTTGAAGTAGTCTATTGAGGATGTGGGAGTGGATTCCGCTAAACAATGGCCCGGTCGCAGGGAAAATCGCTGAAACCTGTGGCGTATCCGCAGCAAGGAAAGTGAAATGCGCGAGCTCGATCGAATCGACCGAAAAATCCTCGATATTCTTCAGCGCGAAGGCCGAATTTCGATCACTGATTTAGCCGATCGGATCAGCTTGTCCGCCACGCCCTGCGCCGAGCGCGTGCGGCGCCTGGAGCGCGAAGGCGTGATCACCGGCTACCACGCGCGGGTCGATCCGGCTGCGCTGGGCATGAACCTGCTGGTGTTCCTGGAGATCAAACTGTCGGCCAAGTCTGGCGACGTGTTCGAGAAGGTCAAAAGTGAACTTCAGCACGTGCCGCAGGTGATGGAATGCCACCTGGTGTCGGGGGACTTCGACTATCTGGTGAAGGCCAGATTGCCCGCCATGAGCGAGTACCGGCAGTTGCTGGGGCAGATTCTGAAGAAACTGCCAGCGTCTGCCGAGTCGCGCAGTTATGTGGTGATGGAAGAGATCAAGGAAACGCTGTTTTTGCCGACGGGGGCGTTCTAGCAGACTGGGGGGAACGCGTGCCCCATCAGTCTTCCGCGCTCGCATTCCAGAACGCCTGCAAGACCCCAGTCTCGGCTTCCAGCAGCGTCATTACGTGGTCAAGCTCCTCGGCCTCCACCGCGCTTGCGTACAAGGTGGCGGCAATCTCGGCATCGGTCGGGCCGAAGGCATGTTGTGCCATGTCGCGCACCGGGTAGGTGGCGGCTTCCAGCAGTTCCGTCATCTTTTCGCGTACTTCTGCCTGCACCACACGCCGGCAGATCACATACACGGTGTACACGGCTTCCGCCGATTGCTCGTTGACGGGTTGACGGTTGATCCGGTTGACCACCGGCCGCAGTAGTGTGTTGGCGGCCAGCACAAAGCCGGTGGCAATCGTGGCTTCACCGATCATCGATGCCCCGGCGCAGGCACCCACGGCGGCCGATCCCCACAGGGTGGCGGCGGTGTTCAGGCCGCTGATATTGGCCCCCTCTTTCATGATCGCCCCGGCACCCAGAAAGCCGATGCCCGACACGACATAGGCCATCACGTGCACCGCACCTTCGTGGCCGGTCAGCCGTCCGGCAATGTGCACGAACACTGCTGCGCCGACCGCCACCAGGGTGTTGGTGCGCAGGCCGGCAGTACGCTGCCGCACCT contains these protein-coding regions:
- a CDS encoding LysR family transcriptional regulator, translated to MINQRQVDVFRALMTTLSVTRAADLLRSSQPTVSRELALLEDELGFALFDRVRGRLRATMAALTMFDEVQRSYVGLERIAATAAMLGAAQGGSLFILSLPVFTQTLLPGACRRFMAMHPAASISIASQESPFLESWLTAQRYDLGLTEGGEAPAGTRQTSLLRADEVCVLPPGHRLARKRRITLADFADECFVSLPADDQVRRQLDAAFDEAGVTRRTQLEAPTSAAVCSLVAQGVGVSIVNPLTALTFVGRVVVRRLSIAIPFDVALVQPEHRPSNPLAASFTRALADEAKALRAQLRMAPEATDAVGGPINR
- the lysA gene encoding diaminopimelate decarboxylase, giving the protein MQITDDLFTAIAHEHGTPVWVYDAQKIRARIALLQDFDLIRYAQKANANIHLLRLMREAGVRVDAVSHGELVRSLAAEFTPQEVVFTADLIDDQTRALVMHHGIAVNCGSVDMIDALGAHAPGHAVWLRINPGFGHGHSPKTNTGGVHSKHGVWIDDVPQALAAIRRHGLRLVGLHMHIGSGTDYAHLAQVCDAMVAAIVRFGIDVDAISAGGGLPDDDDAAQIGRYFALWDAARQRIAARLGHAVTLEVEPGRFLVASSGVLLTQVHVVKDTPAHRFVLVDAGFNDLVRPAFYGSRHPISVVSADTGQRAPRDVVVAGPLCEAGDVFTQSREGVLAPCSLPDPRVGDLLVLHEAGAYGASMSSTYNSRPLAPEVLVDGTGHQCIRHRQRIDALIALEIPVPTLHCNTAPR
- a CDS encoding FecR/PupR family sigma factor regulator, yielding MAELSSADTGGRPVDSEVARQASVWFAMFLNGSDTDADRAAWRQWRAADPEHERAWQHVESVNLSLSKAPQRRNYNPWVNMRRARQRRVRALALVVVLCGAGVFAAQQPQVRGWVEWLVAQSR
- a CDS encoding NAD(P)/FAD-dependent oxidoreductase, whose translation is MIAGGTRDRHGNGSINGNLGRVGVVGAGIVGLCTAYYLRRAGCEVVVIDREAPGSQCSSGNAGALSSRSVAPLAMPGIVGTAIKMMLDPTGPLYLPPTYALKALPWLLRFIAASKAPRVATIAQALSGLLADSIPLHRELARDIGCPQRIGNTGQLHLYPNEAALAKDAGSWALKLQYGETVERLDRAGIQAMEPAIDDRYGVGLFLPDSAWVSQPLRYATALADKLREMGVEIIQDDVRGLTPGSDGWTIATGRESHHVDEVVVAAGAWSAQLLGTLGVKVPLETQRGYHLSIPNPGMSVSRTVVLADRKVFITPMEDGLRVAGTVEYGGFKRAPSAPRAALLGDHAKAGLKGLDLSQGASTWMGHRPCLPDSMPVIGEVPTHPGLWTAFGHGHLGLTGSAPTGKLLADVMTGAASADRLAPFSVTRF
- a CDS encoding MFS transporter, encoding MSAATSDSHIDPADAKRRIKAIFIGSIGNLVEWYDFYAYTAFALYFAPAFFPSHDPVVQQLNAATLFAAGFLVRPLGGWLFGHLADRYGRRLSLTVSVVMMCVGSLIIALTPTYDTIGFAAPALLALARIIEGLSLGGEYGASATYLTEVADPKHRGFYSSFQYVTLIGGQLSAILVLLLLQNVFLTHEQILDWGWRIPFVIGAMLAITAALMRRDMHETESFLELKKTKPKTSSIRLLMNYPREIALVVGLTAGGTAAFYTFTTYMQTFVRQTVGLSATTTTFVIAGSLIFASILQPVYGALSDRIGRKPLLIFFGVAGSIFTVPILTAMTNTKSPWVAFLLISAAWIFTACYTSINAVVKAELFPTSIRATGIAVPYAVTVSIFGGTAPAIALWFKQAGHEQWFFYYLAGVIFLSLLVYSTMRDTKHQSKMHVHE
- a CDS encoding D-amino acid dehydrogenase — its product is MHVIVLGSGVIGSTTAYYLAKSGAQVTVLERQPGPALETSFANAGQVSPGYSTPWAAPGIPLKALKWMFQRHAPLTIRPDGTTFQLRWMAAMLRNCSSERYAVNKERMTRIAEYSRDCLRLLRSDTGIAYEERSGGTLQLFRSDAQMQAVQKDIDVLKECGVPYELLGRDQLRTAEPALENVKHTLAGGLRLPNDETGDCNMFTTRLVELAKSMGVDFRFGQNVQQLLTEGGKIVGVRVGNEVLKADRYVLAFGSYSRQMLEPLGLDLPVYPVKGYSLTVPLVDAAKGPVSTILDETYKVAVTRFENRIRVGGMAELSGFDLSLNPRRRETLELVVNSLFPGAGDVPQASFWTGLRPMTPDSTPIVGGTRYDNLFLNTGHGTLGWTMAAGSGKLLSDLITGAKPEISTEGLDIGRYARASAPRPSATSQTSGRRPVAV
- a CDS encoding winged helix-turn-helix transcriptional regulator produces the protein MRELDRIDRKILDILQREGRISITDLADRISLSATPCAERVRRLEREGVITGYHARVDPAALGMNLLVFLEIKLSAKSGDVFEKVKSELQHVPQVMECHLVSGDFDYLVKARLPAMSEYRQLLGQILKKLPASAESRSYVVMEEIKETLFLPTGAF
- a CDS encoding MgtC/SapB family protein, which gives rise to MFDAIDTNALRPLLDTLTSLGAAFILGSVIGFERQVRQRTAGLRTNTLVAVGAAVFVHIAGRLTGHEGAVHVMAYVVSGIGFLGAGAIMKEGANISGLNTAATLWGSAAVGACAGASMIGEATIATGFVLAANTLLRPVVNRINRQPVNEQSAEAVYTVYVICRRVVQAEVREKMTELLEAATYPVRDMAQHAFGPTDAEIAATLYASAVEAEELDHVMTLLEAETGVLQAFWNASAED